A region of the Falco peregrinus isolate bFalPer1 chromosome 4, bFalPer1.pri, whole genome shotgun sequence genome:
TTACAGTAATAAAGTGAAATGCACCCCGAAATGTGTCTGCTAATAAGCCAAACTAACCAAGATGGCTTAGGATGAAACTGAAAGGCAACACATTTAacaaggagagaaggaaatatGTGTTAAGGCAGTTGTGTTGCCAGGATCAGATGCCAGTTACTGATGCAGCCAGCTAGAAAGTTGTTTTATGGGAATGAATAACATTTATGACTACCCTAAGCAGGTCATAAAGATACAGAGAGAGTTACACACCAGGCTTCTGCTGATCGCTGTGGGTGCTTagggaagaaaagcacagcCCTGTATGATGCATGGCAGcgttttttgcctttttaccTGGAAACATCGGCAATTGCATGCTAGAAGAACCAGTGGGGTCTTTGGGGTGTTGTTGGTTTCTCCCGTGGTAACAtaggtgctggtgctggtggatCGCCTCTCAGTTTTGGTCATGGTACTCTCCCTGAATGTACTGTCATCGTGCTTCTGCACTACATTTTTTGAGATTAGAGAAATGGACTTATCTACGTGCAACAGTGATGGAATTGGTGGAGGCCCTTGGCCTTAACTGTAAGGGAAAGCATCTGTCTTGCAAACTTGGTGGCTTTTCCCTAGGCTATGCAGGGGATTTTCTCCATAATTAATTACATGACATTTAGCATAATCCTTAGAGAGTGTGTGAGACAGATGCTGAATGCAAAACACTGATAACACCAACttcacttcccccccccccccccccccccgaataCCACAGTCTTGGAAGATCCAGCTTTCTGTTATCGTGGAACTGATGGGTCATTTTTTACTCTGTTGGGAGGTCCatccttttcattcttcagaaaaaaatctttccataaGGATTTACACATTCAGTCAACTTGGCATATGCCCCAGGAGCTTTGTGCTCCCCTAGACGATGGAGAGAAATGCACGCTTTTGGAGGGTGTTTCTTCCCACCTACTTTAAACACCTACTTCAGATGAGATAAATCACTCTTCATAGTTGCCCATCCTTCTCACCAGCTAAAACTAAGCACCTATTTACAGGTAGATAAAGTTAAGTCAGATGAACACAGGCCAAAGCATTCACTGGGTTGGAGGTAGTGGAGAATTTAATAGTGACCTGAAGATTAACTTTTTTGCAGGTTTTAATGCCTTTTTGCATGTGCTTGTCTCCTCAGAGCTCTGTCCAAGACTCCTTCAGCTTTGGCCCTGAATCAAACCCAGCACTGCAAGCAGCTTGAAGGCTTGGTGGTTTCCCAGGTGCAGCTGTGCCGCAGCAACCTGGAGCTAATGCAGACCATCATCCAGGCGGCACGGGAAGTGATAAAGACCTGCCGTAAAACTTTCTCAGACATGCGGTGGAACTGCTCTTCCATTGAGCTGGCTCCTAACTACCTGCTGGACTTAGAGAGAGGTAAACTGCACTGCTGGCTTGGCCGGGGACATGAGTGAGTAGAGTCAGCCAGTGTGTGTATGCGTGCTGGGGTTGGGAAGGGTCTTGCTACCAGGGGCGACATGGAGAGCTTGCATAGCCTAGTTGTCCTGTTTTCTAAGACCATGTTCATTGTTACGGTGCCACTCATGCCCAGGAGCTCTCAAGGCCAAGACCTAGTCTCCCTCAGCTCTTACAAAGCATGCCACCAGCCTGGTCTGCTCATCTCATGGTTAGGAGGACTCATGCTGCATTTGCTGACAGCCATGGAGCTGTTGTTCAGGGCATGCAGGCTTGTCAAGCAGCACACGTTACACGTGAGGCTGCAGTCAGCTTTCATGGGCCAGAGCATCCTTGCATGCTCTTGCTGCAGGTCTTTGGccttccaccacctcccccagcTCCATGCATGCCTGCTCCATGACCTGCCAGCAAGCTACATTCAGCACAGGGGGAAAGGGCAGTAGGAGAGTCCGTGGCAGGGGCTTCTTCATGTGCTCCAAGAGCAGATTATACCACAGTGCACAAGCTGCATAAGTCCATGTGCCTTCTTACCCTGCTGGGATGTTGCCTCATGCTGAAGAGCTCAACTAGGAGGTGTGCCTCAAGCTGGTGATGCCATAGGAGGTCTCAGCTGCAGTGAGTTGGTGTGTTTGCTGCTCTGTTGGGCACAGATTGTGTAGGTCTCTTTTGGAGGAACATTTGGCTGTCCCAGGAGGCTGAGCTGGAGTTCTTGTTTCTTCCAGGCACAAGGGAGTCAGCATTTGTGTAtgccctttctgctgctgccatcagccATACCATTGCCAGAGCCTGCACCACCGGGGACCTCCCTGGCTGTTCCTGTGGTCCCATCCCAGGTGAGACACCTGGACCTGGGTATCGATGGGGAGGATGTGCAGACAACCTCAACTATGGTCTTATCATGGGGTCCAAATTTTCAGATGCTCCCATGAAGATGAAAAAATCAGGATCACAAGCCAATAAACTGATGCATCTGCACAACAGTGAAGTAGGGAGACAGGTAACAAAACCACGAGAGTTATTGTAATTGTACAATCATCTGTAGTGGTCGGTTGCTCTGTAAGGTTCAGTGCCTCTATCAGCTAGCGAAAGGAGCAGGTTTCTCCCAGATTGCTCTGAACTCCTTTGGCCTGCTGAAGACTGTGGCTTTGTAACTCACTCTGGGAATCAGGAGGTCCTGAATGCTATTATCAGCCCTGTATAACCGTGGGTGGGAAGTTCATTGCCACCCTTTCCACAGCCAAGGATGGCTCTGGCTTGCTTACCCCAGGAGGTGTGGTAGGGATGGTTCCCGTTGTGCTCTGCCAAGGGCGTTGCACAGGCGAATTGCTGTGTAAGCGTGGAGGATCATCATCTGCCAGATgcatccagcagcagctgcctcccagccattcctgcagccaggagggctgatttttccttttcaaactgCTTCGCTAGTGATTATTCCCATATCTGGCAGAAGCCGCTTTTAACAGCTTGCATCCAGTGGAGGGATAATGCTTACCATGTGCAGTGCTTGGTGTGCACCGAGGTGCAAATCCCTATCGCAGCCCTCCATGCAGCTGGAGAAGTGGGTGGAGGACTGTAAAGCTGACCCCTGCACCCAtctctggggctgcagcagctctctaGGCTGGTCCTACTACACAGCTTGGTCCTTccaggctgcctgtgcttggGCACTGGAGCAGAAAAAACATGGAGCACGTTGAGCTCATTTGCAGCTTACTGTGTAGCTACAGGCTGAACTCCCCTTTGCAGAGCACAACCATGCCGAACTTGCCtcccctgggtttttttctctaccaTTCCCACTCTATCtggatttcttttattttcataatgtcttgagggttttttttcattgcaatgGGCCAATTTTGGTTTGGGACATTGCATTGCCATGGCTGGTGCATtcagccctgcctggcagcatcCTACCATGTCCCACAGAAATGAGACTAGTGCAGAATCAAAGTAAAAGGCTCCTTTAGCCCCATGGCCAGCAGAAAGGCAGGGTGAGGGCACCCTGAATTCATCAGAGCCTTGACATCTCTGTTACCCAAAGCCCCaaagctgctggaggcagaaaTGGATGTTAAATACTTATTTAGGGATTGCTTTGATTTTCAGCTCTTTAGGTATTTAGAGGGTGGAAATGCAGCCCTATATTGTTATCTGACCAAAATTCAAAATACTCTTctgtctgctggctgcagaggtgccTTGGTAAAAGTAGCCCTGGGCTGACAGTGATCACCGAGGTGCTCTGGGATCTCATTCCCTTCGCACAGTAGCTACTTTAGAGTTACTGTGCAGAAATCAGAGCAGCAGTCCTTTTCTGTAGCAGTCCCTGCTAAGAAAGTGCCTTCTTTAGCAAGCTTGTGGGACGTTCAGAGGTAAGAGAAGGGCATTTCCTAACTCCTGCATTCCTTTTTGCAGGTCTTGAAAGCCTCTCTTGAAATGAAATGTAAGTGCCATGGAGTTTCTGGGTCATGCTCTATCAAGACCTGTTGGAAAGGCCTTCAAGAGCTGCGAGACATTGCATTGGACCTCAAAAACAAGTATTTATCAGCCACCAAGGTCGTTCACCGGCCCATGGGCACACGCAAATACCTCGTGCCAAAGGATATTGATATCAGGCCGGTTAAAGAGACAGAGCTGATATACCTGCAGAGCTCACCCGATTTCTGcatgaagaatgaaaaagtgGGGTCACACGGGACCCAGGACAGGTGAGGGTTTCTTCAGCAGGTGCTGACTGCACTCTTGAGTCCCAAAGAgggaggggcagaggggaacGTGTGAATAAGAGGCAAATAACTGGGCTGGTAGCACATGCGTGCAGGTAAAGGACATCTCTAACATACGGTATGGTCTACAGATGCCTAAGCCTGCTAGTGGTGGCTGTGGCCAAgacagggctgcagccaccttTTGCATTATACAGGCAGGTACAAGATACCTTTTGACATTTCCCAGGCAGCTCACCTCCACGGGAGCTTGTAATGA
Encoded here:
- the WNT11 gene encoding protein Wnt-11 is translated as MKLSPQFFLAGFLSLILQTGLCYGIKWIALSKTPSALALNQTQHCKQLEGLVVSQVQLCRSNLELMQTIIQAAREVIKTCRKTFSDMRWNCSSIELAPNYLLDLERGTRESAFVYALSAAAISHTIARACTTGDLPGCSCGPIPGETPGPGYRWGGCADNLNYGLIMGSKFSDAPMKMKKSGSQANKLMHLHNSEVGRQVLKASLEMKCKCHGVSGSCSIKTCWKGLQELRDIALDLKNKYLSATKVVHRPMGTRKYLVPKDIDIRPVKETELIYLQSSPDFCMKNEKVGSHGTQDRQCNKTSNGSDSCDLMCCGRGYNPYMDKVVERCHCKYHWCCYVTCKKCERTVERYVCK